A window of the Hippoglossus stenolepis isolate QCI-W04-F060 chromosome 8, HSTE1.2, whole genome shotgun sequence genome harbors these coding sequences:
- the LOC118114202 gene encoding sodium-dependent neutral amino acid transporter B(0)AT1-like — MKLQIPNPGLEDRLLSNEQLDKLEEDEAGDRPKWENKTQYMLTCVGFCVGLGNVWRFPYLCQIHGGGAFMIPFLILLVLEGIPLLHMEFAIGQRIRKGNLQLWATIHPYLVGIGIASMLVSLTVSLYYNTILAWIMWYFFNSFQEPLPWSQCPLNANLTGYIPECEKSSPVDYFWYRETLNTTPAIENDGGLQWWILLCHICAWAMLYVCIIRGIETTGKAVYVTATLPYVVLTIFLIRGLTLKGSLNGLKFLFTPDVTELANPSTWLDAGAQVFYSFSLAFGGLISFSSYNSVHNNCEQDAVIISVINGFTAVFSATVVYTIIGFRATDRFDSCVSGNILELLNTFNLAEGAVTESNYKDALQYYNETNPGVVQGMDLKTCNLDTFLSEGVEGTGLAFIVFTEAITKMPLSPLWAVLFFIMLFCLGLSTMFGGIEGVLVPLQDLNVFPRSWPKEAITGATCLLCCLVGLIFIQGSGNYWLALFDTYGGSIPLLVVAFCEMFSVVYIYGIDRFNDDIEFMIGHKPNIFWQATWRVISPLIIFVILVFYFVTKVSEKLFYKVWDPESEKFPALEDKPYPVWINVIIFILAGIPCLAVPCVALWKCIRTKTKKSEKSHSDMSDEIEVTSESN, encoded by the exons ATGAAGCTACAAATCCCCAATCCGGGCCTGGAGGACAGGTTACTGTCCAACGAGCAGCTGgacaagctggaggaggacgaggctgGAGACCGACCAAAATGGGAGAACAAGACGCAGTACATGCTGACGTGTGTGGGGTTTTGTGTGGGGCTCGGAAATGTCTGGCGCTTCCCCTATCTGTGCCAGATTCATGGAGGAG GTGCATTTATGATACCGTTTCTGATCCTGCTGGTCCTTGAAGGAATCCCACTTCTGCATATGGAGTTCGCCATCGGTCAGCGTATAAGAAAAGGGAACTTGCAGTTGTGGGCTACAATTCATCCTTATTTAGTTGGTATTG GAATTGCATCCATGCTTGTGTCTCTCACAGTCAGTCTCTACTACAACACCATCCTTGCCTGGATTATGTGGTACTTCTTCAACTCCTTCCAGGAGCCTCTGCCATGGAGTCAATGTCCTCTGAATGCCAATTTAACAG GATATATCCCAGAGTGTGAGAAGAGCTCCCCCGTGGATTATTTCTGGTACAGGGAGACCTTGAACACAACTCCTGCGATTGAGAACGACGGTGGGCTGCAGTGGTGGATATTGTTATGCCATATTTGTGCATGGGCTATGCTCTACGTCTGCATCATTCGTGGGATTGAGACCACAGGAAAG GCTGTGTATGTGACCGCAACTCTTCCTTATGTGGTGCTGACGATCTTTCTGATCAGAGGACTGACTCTGAAAGGATCTTTGAATGGACTAAAGTTTCTCTTCACGCCGGAT GTTACAGAGCTGGCAAACCCATCAACATGGCTTGATGCAGGTGCTCAGGTTTTCTATTCCTTCTCTCTGGCTTTCGGTGGTCTCATTTCCTTCTCCAGCTACAACTCAGTGCA TAACAACTGTGAACAGGACGCAGTGATCATCTCCGTCATCAATGGTTTCACCGCTGTCTTTTCTGCAACTGTCGTTTACACCATTATCGGCTTCAGAGCGACAGATAGATTCGACAGCTGTGTTTCTGG AAACATCCTAGAATtgctaaatacatttaatttggcTGAGGGCGCCGTCACTGAAAGCAACTACAAGGACGCCCTTCAATATTACAATGAAACAAACCCTGGTGTTGTTCAAGGGATGGATCTGAAAACCTGCAACTTGGACACTTTTCTCAGTGAG GGAGTTGAAGGAACTGGTTTAGCCTTCATTGTGTTCACTGAGGCTATCACCAAGATGCCGCTCTCACCGCTGTGGGCcgtcctcttcttcatcatgcTCTTCTGCCTGGGCCTCTCTACTATGTTTGGTGGCATTGAAGGAGTTCTAGTGCCACTGCAAGACCTGAACGTTTTCCCTAGGTCATGGCCAAAGGAGGCCATCACTG gTGCAACGTGCCTGCTGTGCTGTCTGGTGGGTCTGATATTTATCCAAGGCTCAGGAAACTACTGGCTTGCTCTCTTTGACACTTACGGAGGATCCATCCCCCTGCTAGTTGTTGCCTTCTGCGAAATGTTCTCAGTGGTATACATTTATGGGATAGATAG GTTCAATGACGACATTGAGTTCATGATTGGACACAAACCCAACATCTTCTGGCAGGCAACTTGGAGAGTCATCAGCCCGCTCATCATATTTGTCATCTTGGTCTTTTACTTTGTCACTAAAGTTTCTGAAAAGCTCTTTTACAAAGTTTGGGATCCAGAATCG GAGAAATTCCCGGCACTGGAGGACAAACCATATCCAGTCTGGATCAATGTGATCATTTTTATATTGGCAGGAATACCCTGTCTTGCTGTACCTTGTGTTGCCCTCTGGAAATGTAtcaggacaaagacaaagaaaagtgaaaagtcaCATTCCGATATGTCAGATGAAATTGAAGTCACCAGTGAGTCAAACTAA
- the LOC118113695 gene encoding sodium-dependent neutral amino acid transporter B(0)AT1-like, with product MKLQIPNPGLEDRLLSHEQLDKLEEDEAGDRPKWDNKTQYMLTCVGFCVGLGNVWRFPYLCQSHGGGAFMIPFLILLVLEGIPLLHLEFAIGQRIRKGNLKLWATIHPYLVGIGIASMCVSLTISLYYNTILAWIMWYFFNSFQEPLPWSQCPLNANLTGYIPECEKSSPVDYFWYRETLNTTPAIENDGGLQWWILLCHICAWAMLYVCIIRGIETTGKAVYVTSTLPYVVLTIFLIRGLTLKGSLNGLKFLFTPDVAELAKPSTWLDAGAQVFYSFSLAFGGLISFSSYNSVHNNCEQDAVIISVINGFTSVFSATVVYTIIGFRATDRFDSCVSGNILELLNTFNLAEGAVTESNYKDALQYYNETNPGVVQGMDLKTCNLDTFLSEGVEGTGLAFIVFTEAITKMPLSPLWAVLFFVMLFCLGLSSMFGNIEGVLVPLQDLNVFPKSWPKEAITGATCVVCCLVGLIFVQASGTYWLALFDTYGGSIPLLVVAFCEMFSVVYIYGIDRFNDDIEFMIGHKPNIFWQATWRVISPLIMFVILVFYLVTKVSEKLFYKVWDPESEKFPVLEDKLYPVWINVIIFILAGIPSLAVPCVALWKCIRRKTKKSDKSHFDMSDEIEVTSGQNKA from the exons ATGAAGCTACAAATCCCCAATCCGGGCCTGGAGGACAGGTTACTGTCCCACGAGCAGCTGGacaagctggaggaggatgaggctGGAGACCGACCAAAATGGGACAACAAGACGCAGTACATGCTGACGTGTGTGGGGTTTTGTGTGGGGCTCGGAAATGTCTGGCGCTTCCCCTATCTGTGCCAGAGTCATGGAGGAG GTGCATTTATGATACCGTTTCTGATCCTACTGGTCCTTGAAGGAATCCCACTTCTGCATCTGGAGTTCGCCATCGGTCAGCGTATAAGAAAAGGGAACTTGAAGTTGTGGGCTACAATTCATCCTTATTTAGTTGGTATCG GAAttgcatccatgtgtgtgtctcttacaATCAGTCTCTACTACAACACCATCCTTGCCTGGATTATGTGGTACTTCTTCAACTCATTCCAGGAGCCTCTGCCATGGAGTCAATGTCCTCTGAATGCCAATTTAACAG GATATATCCCAGAGTGTGAGAAGAGCTCCCCCGTGGATTATTTCTGGTACAGGGAGACCTTGAACACAACTCCTGCGATTGAGAACGACGGTGGGCTGCAGTGGTGGATATTGTTATGCCATATTTGTGCATGGGCTATGCTCTACGTCTGCATCATTCGTGGGATTGAGACCACAGGAAAG GCTGTGTATGTGACCTCAACTCTTCCTTATGTGGTGCTGACGATCTTTCTGATCAGAGGACTGACTCTGAAAGGATCTTTGAATGGACTAAAGTTTCTCTTCACGCCGGAT GTTGCAGAGCTGGCAAAGCCATCAACATGGCTTGATGCAGGTGCTCAGGTTTTCTATTCCTTCTCTCTGGCTTTCGGTGGTCTCATTTCCTTCTCCAGCTACAACTCAGTGCA CAACAACTGTGAACAGGACGCAGTGATCATCTCCGTCATCAATGGTTTCACCTCTGTCTTTTCTGCAACTGTCGTTTACACAATTATCGGCTTCAGAGCGACAGATAGATTCGACAGCTGTGTTTCTGG AAACATCCTAGAATTGctaaatacatttaatctgGCTGAGGGCGCCGTCACTGAAAGCAACTACAAGGACGCCCTTCAATATTACAATGAAACAAACCCTGGTGTTGTTCAAGGGATGGATCTGAAAACCTGCAACTTGGACACTTTTCTCAGTGAG GGAGTTGAAGGAACTGGTTTAGCCTTCATTGTGTTCACTGAGGCTATCACCAAGATGCCGCTCTCACCGCTGTGGGCCGTCCTCTTCTTCGTCATGCTCTTCTGCCTGGGCCTCTCTTCTATGTTTGGTAACATTGAAGGAGTTCTAGTGCCACTGCAAGACCTGAACGTTTTCCCAAAGTCATGGCCAAAGGAGGCCATCACTG gTGCAACGTGTGTAGTGTGCTGTCTGGTGGGTCTGATCTTTGTCCAAGCCTCAGGAACCTACTGGCTGGCTCTCTTTGACACTTACGGAGGATCCATCCCCCTGCTAGTTGTTGCCTTCTGCGAAATGTTCTCAGTGGTATACATTTATGGGATAGATAg GTTCAATGACGACATTGAGTTCATGATTGGACACAAACCCAACATCTTCTGGCAGGCAACATGGAGAGTCATCAGCCCGCTCATCATGTTTGTCATCTTGGTCTTTTACCTTGTCACTAAGGTTTCTGAAAAGCTCTTTTACAAAGTTTGGGATCCAGAATCg GAGAAATTCCCGGTCCTGGAGGACAAACTATATCCAGTCTGGATCAATGTGATCATTTTTATATTGGCAGGAATACCCAGTCTTGCTGTACCTTGTGTTGCCCTCTGGAAATGTATcaggagaaagacaaagaaaagtgaCAAGTCACACTTCGATATGTCAGATGAAATTGAAGTCACCA GCGGACAGAACAAAGCATAA
- the si:ch211-254p10.2 gene encoding solute carrier family 40 member 1 → MSQRADASQCGGVVVEFESDDIREARAQKARSIPGSALIYLRGPKFLIYVSGALSMWGDRMWHFAISVFLIELYGRNLLLTAVFGLVVAGSVLLLGALIGDWVDRNPRNKVAHASLFIQNISVTVCSIVLMLVFSYKQRIEQIWDGWLTVVCYTVVIVLADVANLASTALTIAIQRDWIVVITGYNRGHLAGMNATMRRIDQVTNILAPLAVGQVMTLASNVVGCGFILGWNLVSLIVEFFFLSRVYRIVPALSIKPPVVEVDQVYLQSLERRRSLGEGIVAQPQPLTEGNCNTGLHLKEITNLPLCFRRFRWLLSTCKDGWRAYYRQPVFLAGMGLAFLYTTVLGFDCITTGYAYTQGISGSLLSLLMGVSAITGLLGTVMFTRLRKTYGLVNTGIISSCLHLGCLLLCVCSVFAPGSPMDLSLLMPYITNSSEVGGMASQRQKHTFPLRGGSNQPLLPDRSSIHWTNNTVLFDNVPSGTAPESYISIILLFLGVITARIGLWSFDLTVTQLLQENICESERGVVNGVQSSMNYLMDLLHFIMVISAPQPQHFGILVIISVLFITTGHTMYFVYAHQAKRKRRLNT, encoded by the exons ATGTCCCAGCGAGCAGATGCCTCCCAGTGTGGTGGGGTTGTGGTCGAGTTCGAGTCTGACGACATCCGGGAAGCAAGAGCTCAGAAAGCGAGGAGTATACCAG GTTCAGCTCTTATCTACCTCAGAGGTCCCAAGTTTCTCATCTATGTCAGTGGAGCATTGTCAATGTGG GGTGACCGCATGTGGCACTTTGCTATCTCTGTGTTCCTGATTGAGCTGTATGGCCGTAACCTGCTGTTGACAGCGGTGTTTGGATTGGTAGTGGCTGGGTCAGTGCTCCTGCTTGGAGCTTTGATTGGAGACTGGGTTGATCGCAATCCAAGGAATAAAG TTGCACATGCATCTCTTTTCATTCAGAACATCTCAGTGACAGTATGTAGCATTGTGCTCATGTTGGTGTTCTCATATAAGCAAAGGATTGAACAGATCTGGGACGGCTGGCTTACT GTGGTTTGTTATACGGTGGTGATCGTCCTGGCAGATGTGGCAAACCTTGCAAGCACAGCGCTGACCATTGCCATTCAGAGGGACTGGATTGTGGTTATTACAGGCTACAACCGGGGTCACCTAGCTG GAATGAATGCAACCATGAGGCGGATAGATCAGGTGACTAACATCCTGGCCCCACTAGCAGTGGGACAGGTCATGACCCTGGCCTCCAATGTAGTAGGCTGTGGCTTCATCCTGGGCTGGAACCTTGTGTCTCTCATCGTGgagttcttcttcttgtcaCGAGTGTACCGCATCGTCCCTGCGCTCTCGATCAAACCACCAGTGGTGGAGGTGGATCAGGTGTATCTGCAGAGCTTGGAGAGGAGAAGGTCACTAG gGGAGGGTATCGTTGCACAACCTCAGCCCCTGACAGAAGGCAACTGCAACACAGGCCTGCACCTAAAAGAAATCACAAACCTGCCACTGTGTTTCCGGAGGTTTCGCTGGTTGTTGAGCACCTGTAAGGACGGCTGGAGGGCCTACTATCGGCAGCCTGTCTTCCTGGCAGGAATGGGTCTGGCTTTCCTCTACACAACAGTGCTGGGCTTCGACTGCATTACCACTGGCTATGCCTACACTCAGGGTATAAGCGGCTCTCTCCTTAGTCTACTGATGGGTGTTTCAGCCATCACGGGGCTGTTGGGCACTGTGATGTTCACCAGACTCAGGAAGACATATGGCCTGGTTAACACAGGCATCATCTCGAGCTGCCTCCACCTGGGCTgcttgctgctgtgtgtgtgctccgTGTTTGCCCCTGGCAGCCCTATGGATCTTAGCTTGCTGATGCCCTACATTACCAACTCCTCTGAGGTCGGAGGGATGGCGAGCCAAAGgcaaaaacatacatttccGCTGAGGGGGGGAAGCAATCAACCGCTGCTTCCCGACCGCTCCTCCATTCATTGGACCAACAACACCGTGCTTTTTGACAACGTGCCCTCTGGCACGGCGCCAGAGTCCTACATCTCCATTATCCTGTTGTTCTTGGGCGTCATCACAGCACGCATCG GTCTGTGGTCCTTCGACCTGACAGTGACCcagctcctgcaggagaacatctgtGAGTCAGAGAGGGGGGTGGTAAACGGTGTGCAGAGCTCTATGAATTACCTGATGGATCTGCTTCACTTCATCATGGTCATCTCCGCTCCACAGCCGCAGCACTTTGGCATCCTAGTTATCATTTCTGTGTTATTCATCACCACCGGGCACACCATGTACTTCGTGTATGCGCACCAAGCCAAGAGAAAACGCCGCCTGAACACATAA
- the LOC118113694 gene encoding sodium-dependent neutral amino acid transporter B(0)AT3 produces the protein MDREVGSAELKKINERPKWDNKVQYLLSCIGFAVGLGNVWRFPYLCQIYGGGAFLIPYVIAFVFEGLPLLHMELAIGQQLRMGSVGVWNSISPYMGGLGVASLLVSFLVGLFYNMILAWILWYFFHSFQSPLPWKSCPLNSNHTGYVAECEKSSPVNYFWYHETLNITPDIETSGSLQWGLVLCLASAWCLVYICFIRGIETIGKAIYVTATFPYLVLTIFLVRALALNGASDGLIYLFTPDWETLKNPKVWLDAATQIFFSLSLAFGGLIAFSSYNPQKNNCERDALIVGCVNSFTSIYASIPIFAILGFKANENYNDCRNWNILQLTNAFNIGDENITLENYDHWFNNLNSTDPSEVESLSLKTCNLQTFLDQSASGTGLAFIVFTEVVIKMPGSQVWAVLFFVMLFSLGLSSMFGNLEGVLTPLLDLHMVPRWIPKEVFTGLICLTSFAVALIFTLRSGNYWLEIFNSYVGSMPLLIIAFFEIISVAYIYGINRFNDDVEKMTGHRPNLYWQATWRFISPLMLLVVFIAYVVVEAEKRPTYNTWNPDYVNFPLADVQHYPEWVYTICVLLSVFPVLSIPLVALYRFSVFLKNYIMNRNNQNPYTN, from the exons ATGGATAGAGAAGTTGGAAGTGCCGAACTGAAAAAGATCAACGAAAGGCCAAAATGGGACAATAAAGTTCAATATTTGCTGAGCTGCATAGGTTTTGCTGTGGGACTTGGAAATGTGTGGAGATTTCCATATTTGTGTCAAATCTATGGTGGCG gGGCATTTCTGATTCCTTATGTCATCGCCTTCGTGTTTGAGGGACTTCCTCTGTTGCACATGGAGCTGGCCATCGGACAACAGCTCCGCATGGGAAGCGTTGGAGTGTGGAACTCAATCTCCCCATATATGGGAGGTTTAG GTGTTGCTTCATTGCTAGTATCCTTCCTAGTTGGTCTGTTCTACAACATGATCTTGGCTTGGATCCTCTGGTACTTCTTCCACTCCTTTCAAAGTCCACTTCCCTGGAAGAGCTGCCCATTAAACTCGAATCATACCG GGTATGTAGCTGAATGTGAAAAGAGCTCACCAGTGAACTATTTCTGGTATCATGAAACACTCAACATAACACCAGACATCGAGACCAGTGGGTCTTTACAGTGGGGGCTTGTGTTGTGTCTGGCATCTGCTTGGTGCCTCGTGTACATCTGCTTCATACGTGGAATCGAGACTATTGGGAAG GCTATTTATGTCACAGCCACGTTTCCATATCTTGTTCTGACCATCTTCTTGGTAAGAGCCTTGGCTCTGAATGGAGCAAGTGACGGCTTGATATATCTCTTCACTCCAGAT TGGGAAACCCTCAAGAATCCTAAGGTCTGGTTGGATGCTGCCACTcagatatttttctctttgtctttggcCTTTGGGGGACTTATTGCTTTTTCCAGTTATAACCCCCAGAA GAATAATTGCGAGAGGGATGCCCTGATTGTTGGATGTGTGAACAGCTTTACATCGATATATGCGTCAATTCCTATTTTTGCCATTCTTGGATTTAAAGCTAATGAAAACTATAATGACTGCAGAAATTG GAACATTCTACAATTGACAAATGCCTTTAACATtggggatgaaaacataactctTGAAAACTACGATCACTGGTTTAACAATCTCAACTCAACTGATCCCTCAGAGGTTGAAAGCCTCAGTCTAAAAACCTGCAATCTTCAGACTTTCCTGGACCAG AGTGCCTCTGGGACTGGACTGGCCTTCATTGTGTTCACTGAGGTGGTGATAAAGATGCCAGGCTCTCAGGTGTGGGCGGTGCTGTTCTTTGTAATGCTCTTCAGCCTGGGCCTGTCCTCCATGTTTGGGAATCTAGAGGGAGTCCTCACTCCTCTGCTGGACCTGCACATGGTTCCACGCTGGATTCCGAAGGAGGTTTTCACAG GTTTAATTTGTCTTACCTCCTTTGCTGTTGCGCTCATCTTTACTTTGAGATCTGGAAACTACTGGCTGGAGATTTTCAACAGCTACGTGGGATCCATGCCTCTGCTCATCATAGCTTTCTTTGAGATCATCAGTGTGGCATATATCTACGGAATAAACAG GTTTAATGACGACGTTGAGAAGATGACAGGTCATAGGCCGAACCTCTACTGGCAGGCCACCTGGCGCTTCATCAGCCCTTTAATGCTGCTGGTGGTTTTCATTGCTTATGTTGTGGTTGAGGCTGAAAAACGGCCGACATATAACACCTGGAACCCGGATTAT GTAAACTTCCCCCTCGCTGATGTTCAGCACTATCCTGAATGGGTGTATACCATTTGTGTGCTGTTATCTGTCTTTCCTGTCCTGTCCATTCCTCTAGTGGCTCTCTACAGATTCAGCGTCTTCCTGAAGAATTACATCATGAACAGGAACAATCAAAACCCATATACAAATTAA